The Gossypium hirsutum isolate 1008001.06 chromosome A03, Gossypium_hirsutum_v2.1, whole genome shotgun sequence genome contains the following window.
TACAATGTTGCGTTGCCACCTacaaaatttaatagaaaatttcaacAAATTAGAGAAGCTAGAGGTCATGGAATGTATAAGCTTAGAGGGAACTATGaaccaaaaagagaaaaaagatatCAGCAACTGACAAGAACAAGGAAACAAGTAGAAGCCAGCCAAGTCCAATATCAGCATGTGATGATAGAATGCTCAGGGTGGTGGTGTTTGATTCTACCCACACACAAGGATCTTCCAAATACTTCCTATTCAATAAACCCTCGGGGTTACACATGCACATGCATGACACAAGCATTTCATTTCATCCAGGTTTGAGGTGACATCAAAATGAATGTCATAAAACAAATTGAAGTAATATACATCTGGGGATTTTTTTTTGAGAGAATACATCTAAGGAATTGGTTAAAGTGAAAAAAAGGATAAGTAGCATTAACATTCACGAAGTACGTTTTTTTGTTTATTAGCACCGACACTTTCAGCAAAAGTTGAGTGTATAATCCTCCTTACTGTGCCTTTTTAGATAATAACACGATTTCCATCCATCTGAACTTTATGCCATTTCATATAAGGAAATATCACCCAACAAATTTAACTGAATTTCTTTTAGTGAACATTAATAGTCTGATCacaagattaattaaaaaaaaactaaaccagAACACTGTAATACAGAAGATAGTTTTATCGGAATAAAGGTCTACCTGTACAAGGTAGAACGACTAAAATTATGCCTTAAAAACTTTGCAATGCGTTCGAGTGATCGGCATAAAATGGGAATCAAAGCAACTGCAGTGAAGGTCCATATCAATTCATCATACTACATAATAATAAAGAGAATTCCGGAGCAAAAATGTAAAAAGTGTTTATGAGCAGAAGAATGCTTACATTTAAGGCAAAGATGTGAAGTGACAAATGTAAGGCAGTAGATAAAGTAGATAAAATCTTTGGTTGCAATTACTAATTGAAAATACACTTGAACAACTTGTAAAGTCCATGCTCTTGGCCTCTACATAACATATAGAATAGGTTCAACAGAAAAaactatcatatatatatttgaaaaaaagaatggctggattattattaaaattaaaacaaggcCTGGACTCTCTCAAAAcaaaagaaactaaaacaggcaacccaaaaaaaaaaaaagaaggtaaaGAAACAATGTAACCCAGCCACCCAAACAGGCACTTTCCTTATCCATAAAACTATCATATATTTACCAAATGTATGACAAGTCAGTAGAAATATGTTTACCCTATATAGTGCATACAAAGAGTATACAGAAGAACAAGCAGTGCCCATAAATGAAAGCCGATAAGCCCTATTTGAAAGACTTTTAGGGACAAGTGGAAAGATGGCAAGCACAGCCACAATAAAAACTTgcaagataaaaaataaaagtaaggaAAAAAGAATCTAACAAAAATATGTACATGAAGTCAAAAATGGCCCAAGTTACAAGACTAGCAATTGACTAAATATtacatattataaatttaattatacattaaCAGCCAATCAACTCCTCGACAAGGTGGTCTTTCTATGGCAGATGCAAGAATAAAGAGGGAAATAAAATGCACTCTTTactcatttaaaaacaaaaaagaggGATAAGAAGGCAAGAATCATCTGCTAATATACAAACGTTTTGATCTATCGATTTGGTCATATGAATCTAAATATATTCCAAATTCCACAAGGAGCaaaaaaatatatagtaaaatgATTATGTGATCACAAATTCTCAACTGGATTTATTTTCTGCATAGATTTACAACACAGAGATAggagagaagaaaaaaacaaaattactGCAATTTCTCTCACTAGATATATagagaaaatacataaaaaaatcatttatagcTCATataccaataaaaataaaatataaaaaaagatcaTCAATGGATGAGATAGGTAATTGCCAGAGCAAGTAAAAGGAGAATGTAAGCGATTCCTTGATCAATGGCAGTACCATCGTTGGACGGAAGTGGTGCAGGCGATGAACCCATGGCTTAACCCCAGAAAAGAAAGCATACCTTTTCAATTGACAGTTTTAAACGAGGAAGACCTTACAACAGAAGGAGCTGAATACCTTTCTACAACTTTCCTTTCCCTTGTAGGTCTATCATTACTAGGCGTCACTGCCTCTTTCTTCTCAGCCGAACCTTGACCAGATTTCCTAGAACTCCCCTTTCTACTACTacctttgacctttttaatccctTCATCTTcactctcttcttcttcctcctccccCCTCTTCTCTTCCTCGTTCTCCTTCTCTTCAACTTCCATTTGTTTCTCCAAATCCTTAATAGATCGAGAGAAAAGGAGTAGCTATGGAGGGTAAATTCAGTCAGTGAAAGGAAAAAGATTTTGGGGGCAAATTTTGAGAGTAAACGGGGAAAAGAAATAAGTACATAACTTTTATTTGAGGGATTTGGTTAACGAGCGGggaaccaaaaaataattttttggggtGAGCgggattttccttttttttttataaaaaataatggcTTGGattttttttgcggcgttttcgcTAAAAACGGgactataattcaatttttttgcgGCATTTTATCCCAAAAATGTCACTATTGctcaattttaattttcttttcatttttaacatatttttttctattttttcctttCACAATTTTTGTGTTGAGATTAtcattttttggaattttttttaaattttgaatattgatctttttaactaaaatatggatgaaaattttaaattttaaatattaaatttttaagttttttatttttgatttaatcatagacattttaaaaaataaatacatcaatatatttttatattgaataaatataaatatttatgtatgcaataaataaatataaaatgatgttatatcaataattgtgttaataatttacaagaactagatcaaattaaagttcatatatacaaTTGCACCCTGATCCCTATATTTATCCCTAAACACTGAAAATTAAACCCTGATCCCCAAACAccaaaccttaaatcctaaatcataaatcctaaaccttaaaataataaatattatatcataACCCCTATCccctaaactctaaaccataaaacataaaccataaacccttaaccccaacccttaaaccataattagatatttaattatatgtatacacctaaattttgatagagatacatctcagaattatatatgaatttcgatttaatgtgtaattgtagatgtgaaattctaattgtggtttaaatgtataattgaaactttaattttgatttaatcatatacattttaaaaaataaatacatcaatatatttttatattgaataaatataaatatttatgtatgcaatatataaatataaaatgatattatatcaataattgtgttcataatttatgcttttgggatttaacccattgCACAATAAACCATTGTTCATGTATacttttgggatttaacccattttgatatatatatttttttaaaataataatttatatttatcttatttagatttatattataaaaaaatccaagatacacAAGTTAAGTAGTTTACCATATTTATctctaaaccccaaaccccaaaccccaaaccctaaactcTAGGCCCTAAACACTAAACCATAACCCATAAACTAAATtacttttttgcggcgtttttcaaaaagcgcagCTAAAACCTCGATTTATAGTGACGTttttccaaaagcgccgctaaaacctgatctatagcggcgtttttcgaaaagcgccactaaaacctCAATCTATAGAAGCGTttttccaaaagcgccgctaaaacctcgatctatagtggcgtttttccaaaagcgccgctattgttcagtttttagcggcgtttgcaaTTGCGGTGTTTTATTGCAAACACTGCTAATGTataatatttgcggcgttttttgtccaaacgccactaaaaacgcctCTAAAgctctattttcctgtagtgaatGTACTCATTAgattaattctgaatccatttttgaattaattcacttgtgacgttcatggtgtgacttacctaaatcttgagttagt
Protein-coding sequences here:
- the LOC107886348 gene encoding uncharacterized protein, with amino-acid sequence MGSSPAPLPSNDGTAIDQGIAYILLLLALILFSLLLFFILQVFIVAVLAIFPLVPKSLSNRAYRLSFMGTACSSVYSLYALYRRPRAWTLQVVQVYFQLVIATKDFIYFIYCLTFVTSHLCLKFALIPILCRSLERIAKFLRHNFSRSTLYRKYLEDPCVWVESNTTTLSILSSHADIGLGWLLLVSLFLWQRNIVQTFMYWQIFTDAGQYVIRFGKADPVLKTGPASMI